In Streptomyces asoensis, a single genomic region encodes these proteins:
- the lanM gene encoding type 2 lanthipeptide synthetase LanM family protein, which yields MTPTDTARPATEATPSWWAPAATLRERLSAPHPPAPAQATPAARLRTRSPVESACESVRSARLGADTELVAALAAEPPARLAGRLAKPQWAVFVEGALAAAPETPAEVRGAAVTAPADPADGAVVFGPVLRPLVTAAVAELAEQAGADGADPGETAVFAGDYADWLVRRLTRTAARTLVVELAAARTAGDLSGSTSAARFADFAARAGTRAGLARLFAGYPVLARLLALTCRRTARSGAELLARLATDRQKLADELFGGRDPGPLVGVELGLGDLHQQGRSVAVLRFAAGSAVYKPRPVDQHALLDRMAGWLDAKAPGLGLRTPRWVAGDGYGWLEYIDHRTCRSLAEIDRFHRRQGVLIALAYTLEGVDLHYENVLAHGDQPVLVDVETLLHPVLREGGTTRPDPAAGAHASSVHRTCLLPQLMVGELGAVDVSALGGAPGGESPDTRMVWEDAGTDEMRMVRRPAPFTGALNRPYSAAAGPGSADRVAAVLAGFRTGYDAVVRHRDELSTPAGPLGAGGDAVGRLVVRPTMLYATLLEEATHPQVLRDGLDRDAMFAVLWADSDGDPARQALIEYEIADLWDGDVPVFFHRPGSTEVFAADGSPVSGVLDTSGLASSRAKLAAMSTVDRRAQEWIISATLASAEPCAAGRRHRVSRRASPAPAVLPEPSALLAAASGIADEIAGRAVGGHGRANWVGLEAVDDRWTVLPMGAGLAQGYSGVALFLAQLGALTGSARHTELARAALAPVPELVAAMAADPALSRAVGPGGFEGLGGVCYALARVATLVDDDLAGCLPTALDALALAALGDDTPPGVSAGLAGALAALLAVYRERGLPQAADLADRIAERLLGLAPAGRPGDGAPESFGFAFGEAGIGWALARHARFAGGPLGARTEAAGRTRLTTALAAADRLDAGWCRGTAGVVLAAADAGLCPQSANGPARDASRRLIEHPPVADLSLCHGELGIAEAVAALAGCGHAEARSSLTGRIGLVLGLLHAWGPSCGTPGRVPTPGLLTGLSGIGYALLRLGFADTVPSVLLLGPAQGGGRD from the coding sequence GTGACCCCAACCGACACCGCCCGTCCCGCCACGGAGGCGACACCCTCCTGGTGGGCACCGGCCGCGACACTGCGTGAGCGCCTGTCGGCCCCGCACCCGCCGGCGCCGGCACAGGCCACCCCGGCCGCCCGGCTGCGCACCCGCTCACCGGTCGAGTCGGCCTGCGAATCCGTCCGCTCGGCCCGACTGGGCGCCGACACCGAGCTGGTGGCGGCACTCGCCGCCGAACCTCCGGCCCGCCTGGCCGGGCGACTCGCCAAGCCGCAGTGGGCGGTGTTCGTGGAAGGGGCGCTCGCCGCGGCCCCCGAGACGCCCGCGGAGGTCCGTGGGGCAGCGGTGACCGCGCCCGCCGACCCGGCGGACGGAGCGGTGGTCTTCGGACCGGTACTGCGCCCGCTGGTGACGGCGGCCGTCGCCGAGCTGGCCGAACAGGCCGGAGCGGACGGTGCCGACCCCGGAGAGACGGCGGTGTTCGCCGGGGACTACGCGGACTGGCTGGTACGGCGACTCACCAGAACGGCCGCCCGGACCCTGGTCGTCGAGCTGGCCGCCGCGCGGACCGCGGGCGACCTGTCCGGCTCCACCTCGGCCGCCCGCTTCGCCGACTTCGCCGCCCGGGCCGGCACCCGCGCGGGTCTGGCCCGGCTGTTCGCCGGATACCCGGTGCTCGCCCGTCTGCTGGCCCTGACCTGCCGGCGCACCGCCCGGTCCGGCGCCGAACTGCTGGCGCGGCTCGCCACCGACCGGCAGAAGCTCGCCGACGAGCTGTTCGGCGGGCGGGACCCGGGCCCGCTGGTCGGCGTCGAGCTGGGACTCGGGGACCTGCACCAGCAGGGCAGGTCGGTGGCGGTGCTCCGGTTCGCCGCCGGCAGCGCGGTCTACAAGCCGCGGCCGGTCGACCAGCACGCCCTGCTGGACAGGATGGCCGGCTGGCTGGACGCCAAAGCCCCGGGCCTGGGGCTGCGCACCCCGCGCTGGGTGGCCGGCGACGGCTACGGGTGGCTGGAGTACATCGACCACCGGACGTGCCGTTCGCTGGCCGAGATCGACCGGTTCCACCGTCGGCAGGGTGTGCTGATCGCGCTGGCCTACACCCTCGAAGGGGTGGACCTGCACTACGAGAACGTCCTCGCGCACGGCGACCAGCCCGTGCTGGTCGACGTCGAGACACTGCTGCACCCCGTCCTGCGGGAGGGCGGGACCACCCGGCCGGATCCGGCCGCCGGGGCACACGCCTCCTCGGTGCACCGCACCTGCCTGCTGCCGCAGCTCATGGTGGGAGAGCTGGGCGCGGTCGACGTCTCCGCGCTGGGCGGTGCACCGGGCGGGGAGTCCCCCGATACCCGGATGGTCTGGGAGGACGCCGGCACGGACGAGATGCGGATGGTGCGTCGCCCGGCGCCGTTCACCGGCGCGCTGAACCGTCCCTACAGCGCCGCGGCCGGCCCCGGCAGCGCCGACCGGGTGGCCGCGGTCCTGGCGGGATTCCGCACCGGGTACGACGCCGTCGTCCGGCACCGCGACGAACTGTCCACGCCCGCCGGGCCGCTGGGCGCCGGCGGGGACGCGGTCGGTCGGCTCGTGGTCCGGCCGACGATGCTGTACGCCACCCTGCTGGAGGAGGCGACGCATCCGCAGGTGCTGCGCGACGGGCTCGACCGGGATGCCATGTTCGCGGTGCTGTGGGCCGATTCGGACGGCGACCCGGCCCGCCAGGCCCTCATCGAGTACGAGATCGCCGACCTGTGGGACGGCGACGTCCCCGTCTTCTTCCACCGGCCCGGCTCAACGGAGGTCTTCGCCGCGGACGGGAGCCCGGTGAGCGGTGTCCTGGACACCTCCGGCCTCGCCTCCTCACGGGCGAAGCTCGCCGCCATGAGCACCGTCGACCGCCGTGCCCAGGAATGGATCATCTCGGCCACCCTGGCATCCGCGGAGCCGTGCGCCGCCGGACGCCGCCACCGGGTGAGCCGCCGGGCCAGTCCCGCTCCCGCCGTCCTGCCGGAACCCTCCGCGCTGCTGGCCGCCGCCTCCGGGATCGCCGACGAGATCGCCGGCCGGGCCGTCGGCGGACACGGCCGGGCCAACTGGGTCGGCCTGGAGGCGGTCGACGACCGCTGGACGGTGCTGCCCATGGGCGCCGGGCTGGCCCAGGGATACAGCGGGGTGGCCCTGTTCCTGGCCCAGCTCGGCGCGCTCACCGGCTCCGCCCGGCACACCGAGCTGGCCCGGGCGGCGCTCGCCCCGGTGCCCGAACTCGTCGCCGCGATGGCTGCCGACCCGGCCCTGAGCCGGGCCGTCGGCCCGGGCGGCTTCGAAGGCCTGGGCGGAGTCTGCTACGCGCTCGCCCGGGTGGCCACCCTGGTCGACGACGATCTCGCCGGGTGCCTGCCGACGGCGCTGGACGCCTTGGCGCTGGCGGCGCTCGGCGACGACACCCCACCGGGTGTGTCGGCCGGCCTGGCCGGAGCGCTCGCCGCTCTGCTCGCGGTGTACCGCGAGCGCGGGCTGCCCCAGGCCGCCGACCTCGCCGACCGGATCGCCGAACGGTTGCTGGGGCTTGCGCCGGCCGGTCGGCCCGGTGACGGTGCGCCGGAGAGCTTCGGCTTCGCCTTCGGCGAGGCCGGGATCGGCTGGGCGCTGGCCCGGCACGCCCGGTTCGCCGGCGGTCCACTGGGCGCGCGGACCGAGGCGGCCGGACGCACCCGGCTGACCACCGCACTCGCGGCGGCGGACCGGCTCGACGCGGGCTGGTGCCGGGGCACCGCCGGCGTCGTACTGGCGGCGGCCGACGCCGGGCTCTGCCCGCAGTCGGCGAACGGTCCGGCCCGGGACGCGAGCCGCAGGCTCATCGAGCATCCGCCGGTGGCCGACCTCAGCCTGTGCCACGGCGAGCTGGGTATCGCGGAAGCGGTGGCCGCCCTCGCCGGGTGCGGCCACGCCGAGGCGCGAAGCAGCCTGACCGGCCGGATCGGCCTGGTCCTCGGACTGCTTCACGCCTGGGGGCCCAGCTGCGGGACACCCGGGCGCGTACCGACGCCCGGACTGCTCACCGGGCTGTCGGGCATCGGCTACGCCCTGCTCCGGCTGGGCTTCGCCGACACCGTGCCCTCGGTCCTCTTGCTCGGCCCCGCCCAGGGCGGCGGACGGGACTGA
- a CDS encoding helix-turn-helix transcriptional regulator: MRLRAAHLIGREAEVTELGESLRDLNRSRGGTAFLVGEGGIGKSRLVAELIGSALDAGVRVLKGRSSTIGPMVPLRPLTEALMPLSRGGVTPDEASLGPYRPVLGRLIPGWSTGSPDQGSTVVLAEAVLRVLAHAGRESGCLLVLEDLHDADTETLAVVEYLVDNLEHQPLMLAATIRSDPGEALSLAESAGRRRSATVFRLAPLDADGVGRMIASCLETDPGRLPAEVLVQMWQDSAGIPFLVEELLQGAVAGGSLVREGAAWRVVGDLRRNMPRALLEGAIHRIDQLGPQGRTVLSAAAVLGRRFPLSVLQSMTGVDDRSLLSHLHASVAARLVAADEPAPDWYAFQHPLTAEALLAQLTPAARVALSEQAANAIETLNPGLPGDWCPLAATLRADAGDPVRGGRLFAEAGRRALADGAVGSAVALLDRAERLLAEGGDSVARAEALEALLPALAETGELTRALSLTGTLRELVGAGLGAARLAALHTRLAHVAYMAGRWADGNSQIERARALLATAPDEAHTALTDVVEAYLCLDTPGQDRTQRAERLARAALGTAEREGLPLVACQAGELLAVVARERDLSEASTYLEQAMSTAERHSLPLQRMYALTRLGGIRWLDDGSTATLEEARTEARRLGAVTVVYGIDGILTLHDVLRGRFTEARALGDETLTMAARLKLTSVARYLLMARSVLAAHQGDRTAMEEALADFGRWGGRGSLEEPLALGLAQVFCALLEENRDQAAGVMADLKALEAENPTTFHLSGRHGLALLLDLLDGRADRAHLDRLTASAAGRMRWNRYFLLLAEAVLLGREGRPEAAGQAALLAETTGAPYPTARHLGQRLIAEEAHALSWGEPERWLREAEHHFRETSATAVVGACRTLLRAIGAPVRQHRTGSDRIPPELRMKGMTVREYEIFRLLADRPSNKDIAVRLYISPRTVEKHVASLIAKTGLPNRSQLCALAAEQS, encoded by the coding sequence ATGCGTCTGCGGGCAGCTCATCTCATTGGTCGTGAGGCCGAAGTCACCGAGCTCGGCGAATCGTTACGGGATCTGAACCGGTCACGCGGAGGCACGGCGTTTCTGGTCGGAGAGGGAGGAATCGGCAAGTCGCGGCTGGTCGCCGAGCTGATCGGATCCGCGCTGGACGCCGGCGTCCGGGTCCTGAAGGGCCGGAGCAGCACCATCGGACCCATGGTGCCGCTCCGGCCGCTCACCGAGGCCCTGATGCCGCTCTCCCGCGGCGGGGTGACACCGGACGAGGCGAGCCTCGGACCGTACCGCCCGGTGCTCGGCCGGCTCATCCCGGGCTGGAGCACCGGCTCCCCCGACCAGGGATCGACCGTGGTGCTCGCCGAAGCGGTGCTGCGGGTGCTCGCCCACGCCGGCCGTGAGAGCGGCTGCCTGCTGGTGCTGGAGGATCTGCACGACGCCGACACCGAAACCCTCGCCGTCGTCGAGTACCTGGTGGACAACCTCGAGCATCAGCCGCTCATGCTGGCGGCGACCATCAGGTCCGATCCCGGCGAGGCGCTGAGCCTCGCCGAGTCCGCCGGGCGCCGTCGCAGCGCGACGGTCTTCCGGCTGGCACCGTTGGACGCCGACGGGGTCGGCCGGATGATCGCCTCCTGCCTGGAAACCGACCCCGGCCGGCTGCCTGCCGAGGTGCTCGTCCAGATGTGGCAGGACAGCGCGGGCATCCCGTTCCTGGTCGAGGAACTTCTCCAGGGGGCGGTCGCCGGCGGCTCGCTCGTCCGCGAGGGCGCCGCCTGGCGGGTGGTCGGCGACCTCCGCCGCAACATGCCCAGGGCGCTGCTGGAGGGCGCCATTCACCGCATCGACCAACTCGGCCCACAGGGGCGGACCGTGCTCAGCGCCGCGGCCGTACTCGGCCGGCGGTTCCCCCTGTCGGTGCTCCAGTCGATGACCGGCGTCGACGACCGGAGCCTGCTCAGCCACCTGCACGCGAGCGTGGCGGCCCGGCTGGTCGCGGCCGACGAACCCGCCCCCGACTGGTACGCCTTCCAGCATCCGCTGACCGCCGAAGCGCTGCTCGCACAGCTCACCCCGGCCGCCCGAGTGGCACTGTCCGAGCAGGCCGCGAACGCGATCGAGACCCTCAACCCCGGTCTGCCGGGCGACTGGTGCCCGCTGGCGGCGACCCTGCGCGCCGACGCCGGTGACCCCGTACGGGGCGGCCGGCTGTTCGCCGAGGCCGGGCGCCGTGCCCTCGCCGACGGCGCGGTGGGATCCGCGGTCGCGTTGCTCGACCGCGCCGAGCGGCTGCTGGCGGAAGGCGGGGACTCCGTCGCCCGCGCCGAGGCGCTGGAAGCGCTGCTGCCCGCGCTCGCGGAGACCGGGGAACTGACCCGCGCGCTCAGCCTCACCGGAACCCTGCGTGAACTCGTCGGAGCCGGCCTGGGCGCGGCCCGGCTGGCGGCCCTGCACACCCGCCTCGCGCACGTGGCGTACATGGCGGGCCGCTGGGCCGACGGCAACAGTCAGATCGAACGGGCTCGCGCGCTGCTGGCGACGGCGCCGGACGAGGCGCACACCGCGCTGACCGACGTGGTGGAGGCGTACCTGTGCCTCGACACGCCGGGACAGGACCGCACCCAGCGGGCCGAGCGGCTGGCCCGCGCCGCGCTCGGCACCGCCGAGCGGGAGGGCCTGCCCCTGGTCGCCTGCCAGGCAGGGGAACTCCTCGCCGTGGTCGCCCGCGAACGTGACCTCTCCGAGGCCAGTACCTATCTGGAGCAGGCCATGAGCACCGCCGAACGGCACAGCCTGCCACTCCAGCGGATGTACGCGCTCACCCGCCTCGGCGGCATCCGGTGGCTGGACGACGGCAGTACCGCCACCCTCGAGGAGGCCCGCACCGAGGCCCGGAGGCTGGGCGCGGTCACCGTCGTCTACGGCATCGACGGCATCCTCACCCTGCACGATGTACTGCGCGGCCGGTTCACCGAGGCCCGGGCACTCGGCGACGAGACGCTGACCATGGCAGCCCGCCTGAAGCTGACGTCGGTGGCCCGATACCTGCTGATGGCCCGCTCGGTGCTGGCGGCTCACCAGGGCGACCGTACCGCCATGGAGGAGGCCCTGGCCGACTTCGGACGCTGGGGAGGGCGCGGCTCGCTGGAGGAGCCGCTGGCCCTCGGCCTGGCCCAGGTCTTCTGTGCCCTCTTGGAGGAGAACCGGGACCAGGCGGCCGGTGTCATGGCCGACCTCAAGGCGCTGGAGGCCGAGAACCCGACCACTTTCCACCTGAGCGGACGGCACGGCCTCGCTCTGCTGCTCGACCTCCTGGACGGCCGGGCCGACCGCGCTCACCTCGACCGGCTGACCGCCAGCGCCGCCGGCCGGATGCGTTGGAACCGGTACTTCCTCCTGCTTGCCGAGGCCGTCCTGCTCGGCCGCGAGGGCCGGCCCGAGGCGGCCGGACAAGCGGCGCTCCTCGCCGAGACCACGGGGGCGCCCTATCCCACCGCCCGCCATCTCGGGCAGCGGCTGATCGCGGAGGAGGCCCACGCGCTGAGCTGGGGCGAACCGGAGAGATGGCTGAGGGAAGCCGAGCACCACTTCCGCGAGACCTCCGCCACCGCGGTGGTCGGCGCCTGCCGGACCCTGCTGCGCGCGATCGGCGCACCGGTGCGCCAGCACCGCACCGGCAGCGACCGGATTCCACCGGAACTGCGCATGAAGGGCATGACGGTCCGCGAGTACGAGATCTTCCGGCTGCTCGCCGACCGACCCAGCAACAAGGACATCGCCGTCCGGCTCTACATATCGCCGCGCACCGTCGAGAAGCACGTCGCCAGCCTGATCGCCAAGACCGGGCTGCCCAACCGTTCACAACTCTGCGCCCTGGCGGCGGAGCAGTCCTGA
- a CDS encoding aldehyde dehydrogenase family protein, translating to MTRYAAPGTEGAIVSYQARYDHFIGGAYVPPARGRYFDNPSPVNGEAFTEVARGTAEDVERALDAAHAAAPGWGRTSATERSDILLKIADRMEAHLEALAVAESWENGKPVRETLAADIPLAIDHFRYFAGAVRAQEGSLSEVDDDTVAYHFHEPLGVVAQIIPWNFPILMATWKLAPALAAGNTVVLKPAEQTPVSIHYWMSLIADLLPPGVINIVNGFGEEAGKPLASSPRVAKIAFTGETSTGRLIMQYASQNLKPVTLELGGKSPNIFFDDVWEKDDDLRDKALEGFTMFALNQGEVCTCPSRGLIQRGNYGDFLQAAVARTELIKPGHPLDTDTMIGAQASGDQLAKILSYIDIGRKEGAKILTGGERAEYEGDLKGGYYVQPTIFEGDNRMRIFQEEIFGPVVSVASFGDFDDAIKIANDTSYGLGAGVWTRDINTAYRAGRAIQAGRVWTNCYHAYPAHAAFGGYKQSGIGRETHKMMLEHYQQTKNLLVSYSPKKLGFF from the coding sequence ATGACCCGTTACGCGGCGCCCGGCACCGAGGGCGCGATCGTCTCCTACCAGGCGCGGTACGACCACTTCATCGGCGGCGCGTACGTGCCCCCGGCCCGGGGCCGGTACTTCGACAACCCCTCCCCGGTGAACGGCGAGGCCTTCACCGAGGTGGCGCGCGGCACGGCGGAGGACGTGGAGCGGGCGCTCGACGCGGCGCACGCGGCCGCGCCGGGCTGGGGCCGCACCTCGGCCACCGAACGCTCCGACATCCTGCTGAAGATCGCCGATCGTATGGAGGCACACCTCGAAGCCCTGGCGGTCGCGGAGAGCTGGGAGAACGGCAAACCCGTCCGGGAGACGCTGGCGGCGGACATCCCGCTGGCCATCGACCACTTCCGCTACTTCGCGGGAGCGGTCAGGGCCCAGGAGGGTTCCCTCAGCGAGGTCGACGACGACACGGTGGCCTATCACTTCCACGAGCCACTCGGCGTCGTCGCCCAGATCATCCCGTGGAACTTCCCGATCCTGATGGCGACATGGAAGCTCGCGCCCGCCCTCGCGGCCGGGAACACGGTCGTCCTCAAACCCGCCGAGCAGACGCCCGTGTCCATCCACTACTGGATGAGCCTGATCGCCGACCTGCTGCCGCCGGGCGTGATCAACATCGTCAACGGCTTCGGCGAGGAGGCCGGCAAGCCACTCGCGTCCAGTCCGCGCGTGGCGAAGATCGCCTTCACGGGCGAGACGTCGACGGGGCGGTTGATCATGCAGTACGCCTCGCAGAACCTCAAGCCCGTCACGCTGGAGCTGGGCGGCAAGTCGCCGAACATCTTCTTCGACGACGTGTGGGAGAAGGACGACGACCTGCGCGACAAGGCCCTCGAAGGCTTCACCATGTTCGCGCTGAACCAGGGTGAGGTCTGCACCTGCCCGTCGCGTGGCCTGATCCAGCGCGGCAACTACGGCGACTTCCTCCAGGCCGCCGTGGCCCGCACCGAACTCATCAAGCCCGGCCATCCCCTGGACACCGACACGATGATCGGGGCGCAGGCGTCCGGCGACCAGCTCGCGAAGATCCTCTCCTACATCGACATAGGCCGGAAGGAGGGCGCCAAGATCCTCACCGGCGGCGAACGCGCCGAGTACGAGGGTGACTTGAAGGGCGGCTACTACGTGCAGCCGACCATCTTCGAGGGCGACAACCGGATGCGGATCTTCCAGGAGGAGATCTTCGGTCCGGTCGTGTCGGTGGCCTCCTTCGGCGACTTCGACGACGCCATCAAGATCGCCAACGACACGTCGTACGGCCTCGGGGCCGGTGTCTGGACGCGCGACATCAACACCGCCTACCGCGCGGGCCGGGCCATCCAGGCGGGCCGCGTCTGGACGAACTGCTACCACGCCTACCCGGCGCACGCCGCCTTCGGCGGCTACAAGCAGTCGGGCATCGGCCGCGAGACGCACAAGATGATGCTGGAGCACTACCAGCAGACGAAGAACCTTCTGGTGTCGTACTCGCCGAAGAAGCTGGGCTTCTTCTAG
- a CDS encoding GAF domain-containing protein has product MTDSWVALEPGADPAERVRVLRRAHEAFTEAGTVPRPVRPVVADSWRRSARAGVGPDGTASVELTDGDLGAYRAEHPLARVMPLFRELMGTFAADGEHLLAVCDAHGRLLWVEGHAATRRQADRMNFVPGARWAESAVGTNAPGTAVALDRPVQVFAAEHFIRRVQPWTCAAAPVHDPRTGRVLGAVDITGGNGLAHPHSLGFVQAVARAAEAHLALLAPEPPAADTPRLTVLGRDEARLVTGGREIRLSRRHSEILILLAGRPEGMTGDELLCALYEDESVTPVTLRAELARLRGVLGPGLLASRPYRLTAAIESDVAVVERRLAAGAVTAAVTAYTGPPLPTSRAPAVVRLGKRLADGLRAALIACGDPDLLADWAHAPWGEDDLEVWQALAAVRPTAAIRARLASLRSELTAPAGWPRP; this is encoded by the coding sequence TTGACCGATTCCTGGGTGGCTCTGGAGCCGGGTGCCGACCCGGCCGAGCGGGTGCGGGTCCTGCGGCGGGCGCACGAGGCGTTCACCGAGGCGGGAACCGTGCCGCGTCCGGTACGCCCCGTCGTGGCCGACTCCTGGCGGCGTTCCGCGCGGGCGGGCGTCGGCCCCGACGGCACCGCGAGCGTCGAGCTCACCGACGGCGACCTCGGCGCCTACCGGGCCGAACATCCGCTGGCCCGGGTGATGCCGCTGTTCCGAGAGCTGATGGGCACGTTCGCGGCCGACGGGGAGCACCTGCTCGCCGTGTGCGACGCGCACGGCAGGCTGTTGTGGGTCGAGGGGCACGCGGCGACCCGTCGGCAGGCGGACCGGATGAACTTCGTGCCGGGTGCGCGCTGGGCGGAGAGCGCGGTCGGCACGAACGCGCCGGGCACGGCGGTCGCCCTGGACCGGCCTGTGCAGGTCTTCGCGGCCGAGCACTTCATCCGCCGGGTGCAGCCGTGGACGTGCGCGGCCGCCCCGGTGCACGACCCGCGCACCGGGCGGGTGCTGGGCGCCGTGGACATCACCGGCGGGAACGGCCTGGCGCATCCGCACAGCCTGGGTTTCGTGCAGGCGGTGGCGCGGGCCGCCGAGGCGCACCTGGCCCTGCTCGCCCCCGAGCCGCCCGCCGCCGACACACCGCGGCTGACCGTGCTGGGCCGGGACGAGGCCCGACTGGTCACCGGCGGCCGCGAGATCAGACTGAGCCGTCGGCACAGCGAGATCCTGATCCTGCTGGCCGGCCGCCCGGAGGGCATGACGGGCGACGAACTGCTGTGCGCGCTGTACGAGGACGAGTCGGTGACCCCGGTGACCCTGCGGGCCGAACTCGCCCGGCTGCGCGGGGTGCTCGGCCCCGGGCTCCTGGCCTCGCGACCCTACCGGCTCACCGCGGCGATCGAGTCGGACGTCGCGGTCGTCGAACGCAGGCTCGCGGCCGGCGCGGTCACGGCGGCCGTGACCGCGTACACCGGCCCGCCGCTGCCGACGTCCCGGGCACCGGCCGTGGTGCGGCTCGGGAAGCGGCTCGCCGACGGGCTGCGCGCCGCGCTGATCGCCTGTGGTGACCCCGATCTGCTGGCCGACTGGGCCCACGCACCATGGGGCGAGGACGACCTCGAGGTGTGGCAGGCGCTGGCGGCGGTCCGCCCCACCGCCGCGATACGGGCCCGCCTCGCGTCACTCCGGTCGGAACTCACGGCACCGGCCGGATGGCCGCGCCCCTGA
- a CDS encoding ROK family transcriptional regulator, with protein MTAPLHEARQTGPGRSLPDTQQGMRRRNLARVMHAVRAEGPLSRAAVASRIGLTRAAVSTLVDELIRTGLLEELGPERPGRVGRPGSALAVSGRGPSGIGAEIGVDHLAVCAVDLRGEVRARAVRHGTNRGRSPGPVVEELTALVRRVVAEAEREGLWPAGLAVAVPGLVARDARTVVRAPNLDWQDVDLGALLPGEFALTVDNEANFGGLAELWLGEDTPADFLHVSAEIGIGAALVVDGALLRGTRGFAGELGHVPVHPDGPECVCGGRGCLEQYAGEEAVLRAAGLAPGEDRVGLLAGRAADGDPQVRRALREAGTALGIALTGAINLLDPEGVVLGGALAGLAPWLLPSLETELSRRTAGPARPVSVSRLGPEGPLLGAAHSVVRAVLDDPSMVAERA; from the coding sequence ATGACCGCACCGCTGCACGAGGCCCGGCAGACCGGCCCCGGGCGTTCGCTGCCCGACACCCAGCAGGGCATGCGCCGCCGCAACCTGGCCCGGGTGATGCACGCCGTCCGTGCCGAGGGGCCGCTCTCGCGCGCGGCGGTCGCCTCGCGCATCGGCCTGACCCGTGCGGCGGTCTCGACCCTCGTCGACGAGCTCATACGCACCGGACTGCTCGAGGAGCTGGGCCCCGAGCGGCCCGGCCGGGTGGGCCGGCCCGGTTCCGCGCTCGCGGTCAGCGGGCGCGGCCCGTCGGGGATAGGCGCCGAGATCGGCGTCGACCACCTCGCGGTCTGCGCCGTCGACCTGCGCGGTGAGGTGCGGGCGCGTGCCGTGCGGCACGGCACGAACCGGGGCCGCTCCCCCGGCCCGGTGGTGGAGGAGCTGACCGCGCTCGTGCGCCGGGTGGTCGCCGAGGCCGAACGCGAAGGGCTGTGGCCGGCCGGACTCGCCGTGGCCGTCCCCGGCCTGGTCGCCCGCGACGCCCGGACGGTCGTCCGCGCGCCGAACCTCGACTGGCAGGACGTCGATCTCGGCGCGCTGCTGCCCGGCGAGTTCGCGCTGACCGTGGACAACGAGGCCAACTTCGGCGGACTGGCCGAACTCTGGCTCGGCGAGGACACCCCGGCGGACTTCCTGCACGTGTCGGCCGAGATCGGCATCGGTGCCGCGCTGGTCGTGGACGGCGCCCTGCTGCGCGGCACCCGCGGTTTCGCGGGCGAGCTGGGCCATGTGCCGGTCCACCCCGACGGGCCCGAGTGCGTGTGCGGCGGGCGCGGATGTCTCGAGCAATACGCCGGCGAGGAGGCGGTGCTGCGTGCGGCGGGGCTGGCACCCGGCGAGGACCGCGTCGGTCTGCTCGCGGGGCGCGCCGCGGACGGCGACCCGCAGGTGCGGCGCGCGCTGCGCGAGGCGGGTACGGCCCTGGGCATCGCCCTGACCGGGGCCATCAACCTGCTGGACCCGGAGGGTGTCGTGCTCGGTGGCGCGCTGGCCGGGCTCGCGCCCTGGCTGCTGCCGTCCCTGGAGACCGAACTGTCGCGGCGCACGGCGGGACCCGCCCGCCCCGTCTCCGTGTCACGGCTGGGACCCGAGGGCCCGCTGCTGGGCGCGGCACACTCCGTGGTGCGGGCCGTGCTGGACGATCCCTCGATGGTGGCGGAACGGGCCTGA